Proteins from a single region of Allocatelliglobosispora scoriae:
- a CDS encoding serine/threonine-protein kinase yields MAALELINERYQLGRATLAVGGMGEIWKARDLTLRRTVIIKLIRFPNDEPDADLVHRFKREARHTARLDHPGVPAIYDVGVHKGRPYIVMQYIDGINVDDLITQGSPLPIGWVAAIGAQVSGVLIAAHHLGLIHRDLKPDNLILDREGAVKVLDFGLAAAFSGSDTSRLTLTGQVLGTACYMAPEQINSAECTPATDIYGLGCTIYDLLTGQPPFNDANSKVVLDHHLTRQPTRPNTLRGAIPVELEELVLAMLEKCPEDRPSDAVTVYNRLAPFADDLPELAGLPAPETEAVRAYTAIASRTPSGRRTPLRPVLAMPAVSRAELDKVRRHAQALIHGSEPASAARLLSVIIEPAIRAFGDIDSDVLEVRAVHAKALFGAGEYREAARQFRLLIDDMAALNGLDSEEVLDCRLHVARAHAMVGEPLRALQQLKEVLDDRLRIHGAGDPSLAELRQEIEGLKQL; encoded by the coding sequence GTGGCCGCGCTTGAGCTCATCAACGAGCGGTACCAGCTGGGACGGGCGACGCTCGCCGTCGGCGGCATGGGCGAGATCTGGAAAGCGCGCGACCTCACGCTCAGACGCACGGTCATCATCAAGCTGATCCGCTTTCCGAACGACGAACCGGACGCCGACCTTGTTCACCGGTTCAAGCGGGAAGCACGCCACACCGCACGCCTCGACCACCCCGGCGTGCCTGCGATCTACGACGTCGGCGTGCACAAGGGACGCCCATACATCGTCATGCAGTACATCGACGGCATTAACGTCGACGACCTCATCACCCAAGGTTCACCGCTCCCCATCGGCTGGGTCGCCGCCATCGGGGCGCAGGTCAGTGGCGTCCTCATCGCCGCTCATCACCTGGGTCTCATCCACCGCGATCTCAAACCCGACAACCTCATCCTGGACAGGGAGGGTGCCGTCAAGGTCCTCGACTTCGGACTGGCCGCGGCGTTCTCGGGCAGCGACACCTCCCGGCTCACCCTCACCGGACAGGTCCTCGGCACCGCCTGCTACATGGCACCAGAGCAGATCAACAGCGCGGAATGCACTCCGGCCACCGACATCTACGGTCTCGGCTGCACGATCTACGACCTGCTCACCGGCCAACCACCGTTCAACGACGCGAACAGCAAGGTCGTGCTGGACCACCACCTCACCCGGCAGCCCACCCGGCCGAACACGCTCCGCGGCGCAATCCCCGTCGAGCTGGAGGAGCTCGTCCTGGCGATGCTGGAGAAGTGCCCCGAGGACCGGCCGAGCGACGCCGTCACCGTCTACAACAGACTCGCGCCGTTCGCGGACGACCTTCCTGAACTTGCCGGGCTGCCCGCGCCTGAGACCGAAGCCGTGCGTGCCTACACCGCCATCGCCAGCCGCACTCCGAGTGGTCGTCGGACCCCGCTACGCCCCGTGCTCGCCATGCCTGCGGTCAGCCGGGCCGAACTCGACAAGGTTCGCCGACACGCGCAGGCGTTGATACACGGGTCCGAGCCCGCCAGCGCGGCCAGGCTCCTCAGTGTGATCATTGAGCCGGCTATCCGAGCCTTTGGCGACATCGATTCTGATGTGCTCGAGGTGCGTGCGGTTCACGCGAAGGCGCTGTTCGGAGCAGGCGAATATCGGGAGGCTGCTCGGCAGTTTCGGCTGCTCATCGACGACATGGCGGCGCTGAATGGGCTGGACAGCGAGGAGGTCCTCGACTGTCGGCTGCACGTGGCGAGGGCACACGCGATGGTTGGCGAGCCGCTGCGGGCGCTGCAGCAGCTCAAGGAGGTGCTCGATGATCGGTTGCGGATCCATGGGGCTGGGGACCCGAGCCTGGCAGAGCTACGGCAGGAGATCGAAGGGCTGAAGCAGTTGTGA
- a CDS encoding nucleotidyltransferase domain-containing protein has product MSEHLPGGGEELSPADIDALPARWSGCWTPNEVARQLAGVTTPWYVAAGWALDLFLGAQTRQHGDLEIAVPAAGFPEIRNRLSHYAFDAVGSGRIWESPSPEVLAATHQTWLRDPETGGYLVDVFREPHHGDTWICRRDESIRLPYREIIHRSRDGVPYLAPEFVLLFKAKHIRPKDRADFDAVLPHMSAAQRQTLAELLARVHPDHDWLADPRLQLR; this is encoded by the coding sequence GTGAGCGAGCACCTGCCCGGTGGCGGCGAAGAGCTGTCGCCCGCCGACATCGACGCCCTCCCCGCCAGGTGGTCGGGCTGCTGGACCCCGAACGAGGTTGCGCGCCAACTGGCCGGCGTCACCACACCCTGGTACGTGGCCGCGGGCTGGGCGCTGGACCTGTTCCTCGGGGCGCAGACACGCCAGCACGGCGATCTCGAGATCGCGGTTCCCGCAGCCGGGTTCCCCGAGATCCGCAACCGCCTCTCCCACTACGCCTTCGACGCGGTCGGCAGCGGCCGAATCTGGGAGAGCCCCTCGCCCGAGGTGCTGGCCGCCACCCACCAGACCTGGCTCCGCGATCCGGAGACCGGCGGCTACCTGGTGGATGTCTTCCGGGAACCGCACCATGGCGACACGTGGATCTGCCGGCGCGACGAGTCGATCCGGCTCCCCTACCGCGAGATCATCCACCGGTCCCGCGACGGCGTCCCCTATCTCGCACCCGAGTTCGTCCTGCTGTTCAAGGCCAAGCACATCCGGCCGAAGGATCGGGCGGACTTCGACGCGGTCCTCCCGCACATGTCCGCTGCGCAGCGCCAGACGCTGGCGGAGCTCCTCGCCCGCGTGCACCCGGACCACGACTGGCTCGCAGACCCTCGGCTCCAGCTGCGGTAG
- a CDS encoding NADPH-dependent F420 reductase, whose amino-acid sequence MTTFGIIGAGNIGSQVARAVIALGHDVVIANSRDPQSLSALIDDLGPSARAATAQEAGAAGDVVVVTVPLGRYREVPVEPLAGKIVLDTNNYYWERDGRIDELDSGKATTSGLLQEHLPTSKVVKAFNHIGAADITTDGSPSGTPGRRALAVSSDHPEAVAFVEDLYDQIGFDAVDVSPLSESWRVERDRPAYVVKQDKAELAANLAKAPRTI is encoded by the coding sequence GTGACGACATTTGGAATCATCGGAGCAGGCAATATCGGCAGCCAGGTCGCCCGGGCGGTGATCGCGCTCGGCCACGACGTGGTGATCGCGAACTCGCGGGACCCGCAATCGCTGTCCGCGCTCATCGACGACCTCGGCCCGTCCGCACGAGCGGCGACGGCGCAGGAAGCGGGAGCCGCAGGCGACGTCGTGGTCGTCACGGTCCCGCTCGGCAGATACCGCGAGGTCCCCGTCGAACCGCTGGCCGGGAAGATCGTCCTGGACACCAACAACTACTACTGGGAGCGCGACGGCAGGATCGACGAGCTCGACAGCGGCAAGGCGACCACCTCGGGCCTGCTGCAGGAGCACCTCCCCACGTCGAAGGTGGTCAAGGCGTTCAACCACATCGGCGCCGCCGACATCACCACCGACGGCTCCCCGTCCGGCACACCGGGCCGGCGCGCGCTGGCGGTCTCGTCGGACCATCCCGAGGCGGTCGCGTTCGTCGAGGACCTCTACGACCAGATCGGGTTCGACGCGGTCGACGTCAGCCCGCTGAGCGAGTCGTGGCGGGTCGAGCGCGACCGGCCGGCCTACGTCGTCAAGCAGGACAAGGCCGAGTTGGCGGCGAACCTCGCGAAGGCACCGCGCACGATCTGA
- a CDS encoding rhomboid family intramembrane serine protease: protein MRPFPRITAIVFVLTAVPSLLQIAYPALETNLRRDPALIADGQLWRLATSSLVQDSGVPGTISNLLFLLVLGCLAERVVGPGRWVLFFLSGVALGQVGGLLFDTVGAGSSIGLCGLVGGMAVAAWRGRDPLPAAIGALYAFLLVGAAVDAVWSYAAAVAASGLIIALRHRVPRWAYPLVVGGVGIGLAVTADLHGPALLGGLVAGGLADAKAGAWSFSDTERSDTERQHPGAPEEVRADLDR from the coding sequence ATGCGTCCATTCCCCCGCATCACCGCGATCGTGTTCGTGCTGACCGCGGTACCGAGCCTGCTGCAGATCGCCTACCCCGCCCTGGAGACGAACCTGCGGCGCGATCCCGCCCTCATCGCCGACGGACAGCTCTGGCGGCTCGCCACCTCCTCGCTCGTCCAGGACAGCGGAGTGCCGGGCACCATCAGCAACCTGCTCTTCCTCCTCGTACTGGGGTGCCTGGCGGAGCGCGTCGTCGGCCCCGGCAGATGGGTGCTGTTCTTCCTCAGCGGGGTCGCCCTCGGCCAGGTCGGGGGGCTGCTGTTCGACACCGTCGGCGCCGGGAGCTCGATCGGGCTGTGCGGCCTGGTCGGCGGCATGGCCGTGGCCGCGTGGCGCGGTCGCGATCCGCTGCCCGCCGCGATCGGCGCCCTTTACGCCTTCCTGCTCGTCGGGGCAGCCGTCGACGCCGTGTGGTCCTATGCGGCCGCAGTCGCCGCGTCGGGCCTGATCATCGCCCTGCGGCACCGGGTGCCGCGGTGGGCGTACCCACTGGTGGTTGGCGGGGTCGGCATCGGCCTGGCCGTGACCGCGGATCTGCACGGCCCGGCGCTGCTGGGTGGGCTGGTCGCCGGCGGCCTGGCCGACGCGAAGGCCGGAGCGTGGTCCTTTTCAGACACCGAGCGTTCAGACACCGAGCGGCAGCACCCCGGTGCGCCCGAGGAGGTCCGAGCTGACCTCGACCGATAG
- a CDS encoding family 43 glycosylhydrolase: MHRSAIQVGPAAGKRVAWLLALLLAATFGAFAVQVPASAAYTTTVTNFNTAGQQVIRFDTGGNAVDAHDGEIAVFNGVYYLYGTSYDCGFRWQGPGAAFCGFKSYSSPDLVHWTDEGPLFDAVTPTWQTRCNGATYGCYRPHVVRNASTGLYVLWVNTYDNSNGFHVFTGTAPTGPFTEAAVPTLAVNNAAPVGGVNNGDHDVFVDDDGTAYLVYTDWRTGGDLVIERLNAAYLSGTGSYTRLNQGSTEAPAMFRRDGSYYVLFSDPNCGYCTTGTSYRRASSPLGTWSAKTLLTPNSCGGQPAFVTAMPVTGGTSYLYGSDLWNNAAPNEALANFYWGPLTFAGDGSINPIACQNSFPLALVSGSAGSDRDPADLDRTGGAADFRSYCDIGGSVQRAQTFTASRTGTLSSVSFTSFQAGTPTAGLTLDVYQADASSRPTGAVLASTTVAAGSVGWSPRNVTARTSVAVTQGSRYAIVVRSATTGGCYGLAYNDSAPYPGGGGAYSSNGGATFSAEANRTLKFQTTIGTTNLAPGSAVSASSSFEGCCGWGLAKLTDGQNTSTPTSAGWSSTNSTGANHTESVQLDLGSSKVVSRVTLHPRSDAGNVGEGFPADFRIEVSANGSTWTAVAVRTAYPKPVSGTAQAFDFGAQTARYVRILGTSLRNTNPNDPLYRMQFAELAIS; this comes from the coding sequence GTGCACAGATCGGCCATCCAGGTAGGACCGGCGGCAGGGAAGCGGGTGGCGTGGCTGCTCGCGCTCCTGCTGGCCGCCACGTTCGGCGCGTTCGCCGTGCAGGTGCCCGCGAGCGCGGCCTACACCACCACCGTGACCAACTTCAACACCGCCGGCCAGCAGGTGATCCGATTCGACACCGGGGGCAACGCGGTCGACGCGCACGACGGCGAGATCGCGGTCTTCAACGGCGTCTACTACCTCTACGGCACCAGCTATGACTGCGGTTTCCGCTGGCAGGGGCCGGGCGCGGCGTTCTGCGGGTTCAAGTCCTACTCGTCGCCGGACCTGGTGCACTGGACCGACGAGGGCCCGCTGTTCGACGCGGTCACGCCCACCTGGCAGACCAGGTGCAACGGCGCCACCTACGGCTGCTACCGGCCCCATGTCGTGCGCAACGCGAGCACCGGCCTGTATGTGCTGTGGGTCAACACCTACGACAACAGCAACGGATTCCACGTCTTCACCGGCACCGCGCCGACCGGGCCGTTCACCGAGGCGGCCGTCCCCACGCTGGCGGTCAACAACGCAGCGCCCGTCGGCGGGGTCAACAACGGCGACCACGACGTGTTCGTGGACGACGACGGCACCGCGTACCTGGTCTACACCGACTGGCGTACCGGTGGCGACCTGGTGATCGAGCGGCTCAACGCCGCCTACCTGTCGGGCACCGGCAGCTACACGCGGCTGAACCAGGGCTCGACCGAGGCGCCGGCCATGTTCCGGCGCGACGGGTCCTACTACGTGCTCTTCTCCGACCCGAACTGCGGCTACTGCACGACCGGCACCTCCTATCGCCGCGCGTCGTCGCCGCTGGGCACCTGGTCGGCGAAGACGCTGCTGACCCCGAACTCGTGCGGCGGCCAGCCGGCGTTCGTCACGGCGATGCCGGTGACCGGCGGGACCTCGTACCTCTACGGCAGCGACCTGTGGAACAACGCCGCGCCGAACGAGGCCCTCGCCAACTTCTACTGGGGCCCGCTGACCTTCGCCGGGGACGGCTCGATCAACCCGATCGCCTGCCAGAACTCGTTCCCGCTGGCGCTGGTGTCGGGCTCGGCGGGCAGCGACCGGGACCCGGCCGACCTGGACCGGACCGGCGGTGCCGCCGACTTCCGCAGCTACTGTGACATCGGCGGCTCGGTGCAGCGCGCGCAGACCTTCACCGCGTCGCGGACGGGCACCCTGTCCAGCGTCTCCTTCACCAGCTTCCAGGCCGGCACCCCCACCGCCGGGCTCACCCTCGACGTCTACCAGGCCGACGCCTCGTCCCGGCCGACCGGCGCGGTGCTCGCCTCCACCACCGTCGCCGCCGGCTCGGTGGGCTGGTCGCCCCGCAACGTCACCGCCCGCACGTCGGTCGCGGTCACCCAGGGCAGCCGGTACGCGATCGTGGTGCGCTCGGCGACCACGGGCGGCTGCTACGGGCTGGCCTACAACGACTCCGCGCCCTACCCGGGCGGCGGCGGGGCCTACAGCAGCAACGGCGGCGCGACGTTCAGCGCCGAGGCCAACCGGACGCTGAAGTTCCAGACCACGATCGGCACCACCAACCTCGCCCCGGGGTCGGCCGTGTCGGCGAGCAGCTCCTTCGAGGGCTGCTGCGGCTGGGGCCTGGCGAAGCTCACCGACGGCCAGAACACCTCGACGCCGACCTCGGCCGGGTGGAGCAGCACCAACAGCACCGGCGCCAACCACACCGAGTCCGTGCAGCTCGACCTCGGCAGCTCGAAGGTCGTCAGCCGGGTGACGCTCCACCCCCGCAGCGACGCCGGAAACGTCGGCGAGGGCTTCCCCGCCGACTTCCGCATCGAGGTCTCCGCCAACGGCTCGACCTGGACCGCGGTGGCCGTCCGCACCGCCTACCCCAAGCCGGTCAGCGGCACGGCCCAGGCGTTCGACTTCGGTGCGCAGACCGCCCGGTACGTCAGGATCCTCGGCACCAGCCTGCGCAACACCAACCCCAACGACCCCCTCTACCGCATGCAGTTCGCCGAACTCGCCATCTCCTGA
- a CDS encoding S8 family serine peptidase — translation MRSRRWLSAALVGGLVLAGLPGATAAAVPAGPAVQPGPRVGATTQVVTLITGDRVTVGPDGQVTVAPRSGVDFIGSADAGHRFVIPSDALPLVRAGRLDKRLFDVTELLAVGAARPGVMPLIVSGAPAVPGLTAERRLPAVRGFAAKAPLDTLAARWPATRASLAAGPRIAGKAAGAATPGKIWLDGLRKPSLDVSVPLIGAPTAWSTGFDGTGVTVAVLDTGIDATHPDLVGKVADHRNFTEGEEDDLDRVGHGTHVASTIAGSGAASAGRYRGVAPGSTLLDGKICTLYGCADSWILAGMQWAAESGAQVVNMSLGGPNTPEIDPVEQAVDDLSAQFGTLFVVAAGNDGTDESVGSPATAAAALAVAATTKTDELADFSSRGPSPDAATLKPEIGAPGAEITAANSKDGELGTPGEPYTTLSGTSMATPHVVGAAAILRQAHPGWTGAQLKAALTASAKPLAGIGVFSTGAGRVDVARAITQQVTTSPAAISLGLQEWPHTDDPVVTTEVTYRNSGTAAVTLQLALTGDLPAGIFSLSAPSVTIPAGGTASVTLTSDTRAGGGATGGIGGVISATGGAISVQTPFGVVREELKHAIHLSANGRDGAPAENAYTSLVNIQTARWYDVDGAEMDLRLPPGTYIASTYIPESGGIRTVLSYPKLVISGPQTIRLDARLAKPFDITLPDPSAKPSASLYIVDYNSERYGLSQTYFVRNISSYFTAHLGPRDLPELTSKFLAVYGRPDAEGSFDKTPFTYTVALIERGSAMTGLTRHVAQRDVATIRTGVGASQPGTRGGRSFALAVPGEFLQTYIGIEQPLPVTRTDYLISNAPVGTWTSEWASPEAWEPITALFGATVDYRPGRTYTERFNQGVFGPAVGQDFASQMPLVREGDTMYLQPALFGDGAGRAGYFSYDTARLALYRGGKLVAQTSEPWAVVDVPAGRGHYRLEATATRNSPMSTRSSAVWTFDSATTAEMADLPLSSVSFEPDLDDANTARKGRFEVVPVRVGRLAGAGSITSLSVEVSTDDGATWRSVPAVKVLGQWRVLLQQPHQAGFVSLRATAADSRGNTVTETVIRAYAVR, via the coding sequence ATGCGATCCAGAAGATGGTTGTCCGCCGCGCTCGTCGGCGGACTGGTCCTGGCGGGTCTCCCCGGCGCGACCGCGGCGGCGGTGCCGGCCGGGCCGGCGGTGCAGCCCGGTCCGCGGGTCGGTGCGACGACGCAGGTCGTCACGCTGATCACCGGCGACCGGGTGACCGTCGGGCCGGACGGACAGGTGACGGTCGCGCCCCGGTCGGGCGTCGACTTCATCGGGTCCGCCGATGCCGGGCACCGCTTCGTCATCCCCAGCGATGCGCTGCCCCTGGTCCGCGCGGGCAGGCTCGACAAGCGGCTGTTCGATGTGACGGAGCTGCTCGCGGTCGGTGCCGCGCGGCCCGGCGTGATGCCGCTGATCGTCTCGGGCGCGCCCGCCGTGCCGGGGCTCACGGCCGAGCGGAGACTGCCCGCTGTCCGCGGCTTCGCCGCGAAGGCACCGCTGGACACGCTCGCCGCCCGCTGGCCCGCGACCCGTGCGTCGCTGGCGGCCGGACCGAGGATCGCCGGGAAGGCGGCCGGTGCGGCGACGCCGGGCAAGATCTGGCTGGACGGCCTGCGCAAGCCCAGCCTCGACGTGAGCGTGCCGCTGATCGGGGCACCGACCGCGTGGTCGACGGGGTTCGACGGCACCGGCGTCACGGTCGCGGTGCTCGACACCGGCATCGACGCCACCCACCCGGACCTGGTCGGGAAGGTCGCCGACCACCGCAACTTCACCGAGGGTGAGGAGGACGACCTCGACCGGGTCGGCCACGGCACCCACGTCGCCTCGACCATCGCGGGCAGCGGCGCCGCCTCGGCCGGGAGATACAGGGGTGTGGCGCCGGGCTCCACGCTGCTCGACGGCAAGATCTGCACCCTGTACGGCTGTGCGGATTCGTGGATCCTCGCCGGCATGCAGTGGGCCGCGGAGTCCGGTGCCCAGGTGGTCAACATGAGCCTGGGCGGCCCGAACACCCCGGAGATCGATCCGGTGGAGCAGGCGGTCGACGACCTGTCCGCGCAGTTCGGGACCCTGTTCGTGGTCGCGGCCGGCAACGACGGGACCGACGAGTCGGTCGGCTCCCCGGCGACCGCCGCCGCGGCGCTCGCGGTCGCCGCGACCACCAAGACCGACGAGCTCGCCGACTTCTCCAGCCGGGGCCCGAGCCCGGATGCCGCGACGCTCAAGCCGGAGATCGGCGCTCCCGGCGCGGAGATCACCGCCGCCAACAGCAAGGACGGCGAGCTGGGTACGCCCGGTGAGCCCTACACGACCCTGTCAGGCACCTCGATGGCGACACCGCACGTCGTGGGCGCCGCGGCGATCCTCCGCCAGGCCCACCCGGGCTGGACGGGCGCGCAGCTCAAGGCCGCGCTGACGGCCTCGGCGAAACCGCTCGCCGGGATCGGGGTCTTCAGCACGGGCGCGGGCCGGGTCGACGTGGCCCGCGCGATCACCCAGCAGGTCACCACCAGCCCCGCCGCGATCAGCCTCGGGCTGCAGGAGTGGCCGCACACCGACGACCCGGTGGTCACCACCGAGGTCACGTACCGCAACTCGGGAACGGCTGCGGTGACGCTGCAGCTCGCCCTCACCGGCGACCTGCCCGCGGGGATCTTCTCGCTGAGCGCGCCGTCGGTGACGATCCCCGCCGGCGGCACCGCCTCGGTGACCCTGACCTCGGACACCCGCGCGGGCGGCGGCGCCACCGGCGGGATCGGTGGCGTGATCAGCGCCACCGGCGGCGCCATCAGCGTCCAGACGCCCTTCGGCGTCGTGCGGGAGGAACTCAAGCACGCGATCCACCTGTCTGCCAACGGCCGCGACGGCGCGCCGGCGGAGAACGCCTACACCAGCCTGGTCAACATCCAAACCGCTCGGTGGTACGACGTGGACGGCGCCGAGATGGACCTGCGCCTGCCGCCGGGCACCTACATCGCCAGCACCTACATCCCGGAGAGCGGCGGGATCCGCACGGTGCTCAGCTATCCGAAGCTGGTGATCAGCGGGCCGCAGACGATCCGGCTCGACGCCCGGCTCGCCAAGCCCTTCGACATCACCCTGCCCGACCCGTCCGCGAAGCCGTCGGCCAGCTTGTACATCGTGGACTACAACAGCGAGCGCTACGGGCTGTCCCAGACGTATTTCGTCCGCAACATCAGCAGCTACTTCACGGCGCACCTGGGCCCGCGCGACCTGCCCGAGCTGACCTCCAAGTTCCTGGCCGTCTACGGCCGCCCGGACGCGGAGGGGTCCTTCGACAAGACGCCCTTCACCTATACGGTCGCCCTGATCGAGCGCGGCTCGGCGATGACGGGCCTGACCAGGCACGTCGCGCAGAGGGATGTGGCGACGATCCGGACCGGCGTCGGAGCCTCGCAGCCCGGCACCAGGGGTGGCCGGAGCTTCGCGCTGGCGGTCCCCGGCGAGTTCCTCCAGACCTACATCGGCATCGAGCAACCGCTGCCGGTGACCCGCACCGACTACCTGATCTCCAATGCGCCGGTCGGCACCTGGACATCGGAGTGGGCCTCGCCCGAGGCGTGGGAACCGATCACCGCGCTCTTCGGCGCGACGGTCGACTACCGGCCGGGCCGCACCTATACGGAGCGGTTCAACCAGGGGGTCTTCGGACCGGCGGTCGGCCAGGACTTCGCGTCGCAGATGCCGCTCGTCCGGGAGGGCGACACGATGTACCTGCAGCCGGCGCTCTTCGGCGACGGTGCGGGACGGGCCGGGTACTTCTCCTACGACACCGCGAGGCTCGCGCTCTACCGCGGCGGGAAACTGGTCGCACAGACCTCCGAGCCGTGGGCCGTCGTGGATGTCCCCGCAGGCAGGGGGCACTACCGGCTGGAGGCGACGGCCACGCGGAACTCGCCGATGTCGACCCGGTCGTCGGCGGTCTGGACCTTCGACTCCGCGACCACGGCCGAGATGGCCGACCTGCCGCTGTCGTCGGTGAGCTTCGAACCGGACCTCGACGACGCCAACACCGCGCGGAAGGGTCGCTTCGAGGTGGTCCCGGTGCGGGTCGGCAGGCTGGCCGGGGCGGGCTCGATCACGTCGCTGTCGGTGGAGGTCTCCACCGATGACGGCGCCACGTGGCGGTCGGTGCCGGCGGTGAAGGTTCTCGGCCAGTGGCGGGTCCTGCTCCAGCAGCCGCATCAGGCCGGGTTCGTCTCGCTCCGGGCCACGGCCGCCGACTCCCGGGGCAACACGGTCACCGAGACGGTGATCAGGGCGTACGCGGTGCGCTAG
- the efeU gene encoding iron uptake transporter permease EfeU, with amino-acid sequence MNAFVPTFLIGLREGLEGALVVTVLVAFLVKSDLRTKLPYVWLGVGVAVALSVGFAALLEFTSANLVSHRKELFEATASITAVAFVTWMVFWMRRAARSIGGDLRGKLGHAVEMGSFAVVVTAFLAVAREGLETALFFFATVRSATSGWSVIAIVTGLAAAAAIGLGLYASAVRINLTKFFTWTGAFLIVVAAGIFKYGVHDLQEADIVPGLNRHAFDISHLLDPTTWYAEVLRGTFNVTPVPTVLETVAWLAYALPVLLLFLRPRRTPAPAPTEG; translated from the coding sequence ATGAACGCGTTCGTCCCCACCTTCCTGATCGGCCTGCGGGAGGGGCTGGAAGGCGCTCTGGTCGTCACCGTCCTCGTCGCCTTCCTCGTCAAATCCGACCTGCGCACCAAGCTGCCCTACGTGTGGCTCGGGGTGGGGGTTGCCGTTGCGCTCTCGGTGGGATTCGCCGCGCTGCTGGAGTTCACCAGCGCCAACCTCGTCTCGCACCGCAAGGAGCTCTTCGAGGCGACCGCCTCGATCACCGCGGTGGCCTTCGTGACCTGGATGGTCTTCTGGATGCGCCGAGCGGCCCGGTCGATCGGCGGCGACCTGCGCGGCAAGCTCGGCCACGCGGTGGAGATGGGGTCGTTCGCGGTCGTCGTGACCGCGTTTCTCGCCGTGGCCCGGGAAGGGCTGGAGACGGCGCTGTTCTTCTTCGCCACCGTCCGCAGCGCGACATCGGGCTGGTCCGTGATCGCGATCGTCACCGGTCTCGCCGCGGCCGCCGCGATCGGCCTCGGCCTCTACGCCAGCGCGGTAAGGATCAACCTGACGAAGTTCTTCACCTGGACAGGGGCGTTTCTCATCGTCGTCGCCGCCGGGATCTTCAAGTACGGCGTGCACGACCTCCAGGAGGCGGACATCGTGCCCGGCCTCAACCGGCACGCCTTCGACATCAGCCACCTCCTCGACCCCACCACCTGGTACGCCGAAGTCCTGCGCGGCACGTTCAACGTCACCCCCGTACCGACCGTGCTGGAGACCGTGGCCTGGCTTGCCTACGCCCTGCCCGTCCTGCTGCTCTTCCTGCGTCCCCGGCGGACGCCGGCGCCCGCCCCGACCGAAGGATGA
- a CDS encoding NPP1 family protein has protein sequence MAALVVMIPATAAFADSLPNLPENANGYEASFSPAYDYDGDGCYAVSAISPDGTLNPGLNTTGAVNGSCRDQSDLDRSQTYARSKCNNGWCAIVYASYFEKDQAVAGSGLGGHRHDWEHVISWVNQASNQVEFVTTTQHSSQVTYPRSQVRFDGTHPKTVYHKDGWSTHFFRLANGNDEPPENHYHNWRYPPVVGWNGWPSTQLRDRLMTANFGSATIKIKDGSFESLLTASKPAGIPFNPQG, from the coding sequence ATGGCGGCACTCGTGGTCATGATCCCCGCAACGGCGGCCTTCGCCGACTCGCTGCCCAATCTGCCGGAGAACGCCAACGGTTACGAAGCGTCGTTCTCCCCCGCCTACGACTACGACGGCGACGGGTGTTACGCCGTCTCGGCCATCAGCCCCGACGGCACGCTCAACCCCGGGCTGAACACCACCGGCGCTGTCAACGGCAGCTGCCGGGACCAGTCCGATCTGGACAGATCCCAGACGTACGCCAGGTCGAAGTGCAACAACGGCTGGTGCGCGATCGTCTACGCCAGCTACTTCGAGAAGGACCAGGCCGTGGCCGGAAGCGGCCTCGGCGGCCACCGGCACGACTGGGAACACGTCATCTCCTGGGTCAACCAGGCGTCCAACCAGGTCGAGTTCGTGACCACCACGCAGCACTCCAGCCAGGTCACCTATCCGCGCTCGCAGGTGCGTTTCGACGGAACGCACCCCAAGACCGTCTATCACAAGGACGGCTGGTCGACGCACTTCTTCCGGCTCGCCAACGGCAACGACGAGCCGCCGGAGAACCACTACCACAACTGGCGCTATCCGCCCGTCGTCGGCTGGAACGGATGGCCCAGCACCCAGCTTCGAGACAGGCTGATGACCGCCAACTTCGGATCCGCGACCATCAAGATCAAGGACGGCTCGTTCGAATCCCTCCTCACCGCGTCCAAGCCCGCCGGGATCCCGTTCAACCCGCAAGGCTGA